One genomic segment of Natrialbaceae archaeon AArc-T1-2 includes these proteins:
- a CDS encoding ATPase, T2SS/T4P/T4SS family translates to MAIDEADQTDAGRFSDTVVSGAESDGRTHEPIRGSDVRVGDYTWADFMAEHGYDDDVSELYPHADDDPDGSETGSDDPTADPSSPDWDGVEFDPTAYLGVHPDELSELLSSVVRDATDLRNRVREVAGPEAVPVRKGVYTWEDYEREYVDDGALEELDREAALGFDPDAIEDYLEHGDTAATKLEAIVEERTVDVREELGEDDFFSTVDGHTTVTNRYDLEKAVPMKKKRHFREEERYWVNKPYSFVIIFHSEKENEKKYYLIEPTLTEIESELQEFLSGKLRTTIKYSDEGVKESTDQESKRTVIENETRRLLKRYSLFEQPSGRDSGLFSSNDDGGLFSRGGSDAAGSDDEGGLLSRNNSSTDGGLLSRSDEGGLLESLKTLLDDDDDTGDDDGDEPDDTSETDRELDGIEARPEPAVLEEDADTLTEYQVEKLLYYLKRNFIGYERIDGIKHDINVEDISCDGYNSPVFVYHSEYEQIITNVFHGKEELDDFVVKLAQRSGKGISKRLPQVDATLPDGSRAQLTLGPEVSDHGTNYTIRQFKDVPFTPVDLINWNTFSLEEMAFLWLCIENHKSLIFAGGTASGKTTSLNAVSLFIPSNTKIVSIEDTREVELPQRNWIASVTRPSFSDDDQGDVDEFDLLEAALRQRPDYIVMGEIRGEEGRTAFQVMSTGHTTYTTFHADSVDEVLKRFTTDPINVSKTMFTALDLVSIQTQTRVQGNKVRRNKSLTEINHYEAENDEINVQDVYQWQAETDEFLKMGDSNTLDTIQFDRGWSRERLENEIFKRKAILAYLIKNGLNTYAEVAATVQAFINDPETILTLIANDQLEESLADLREMESVLIDVDQEKEALVPRPDPTDETYNLSVDILERAETELLEEYRGKVPSGLSSALGDVDEAGTIEVDRADPDDVSFGGDVDDAADDLEWDRDDDAASFSSEGDDSEAMPSWLDESDSGSDDGVMASTSTDVEPESEPPALEGRRDERTATTQPSDETGEASNPAAEFEPATAEADASTGSDDGPEPTDARVADDPDDGTTLDFEAEAASSESGRDGTTDADDEFDGLFQDMGRALEEIERADAEATGEQRESDPSSAEAELETIFDDESVDSMEVETSDSIFATEGTDDARRSEVDGDPSETDPTDTPSDDETTDDRSGADGDDPEPVFETASGIFGDEEEGSDDTDDGAESTGAGSDDRGE, encoded by the coding sequence ATGGCTATTGATGAGGCCGACCAGACTGATGCCGGGCGGTTCTCCGACACCGTGGTGTCAGGTGCTGAGTCGGATGGACGGACCCACGAGCCGATACGCGGCTCCGACGTGCGCGTCGGCGACTACACGTGGGCAGATTTTATGGCGGAGCATGGGTACGACGACGACGTATCCGAACTCTATCCTCACGCTGACGACGATCCGGACGGTTCCGAGACCGGAAGCGACGACCCGACGGCGGACCCATCCAGTCCCGACTGGGACGGCGTCGAGTTCGATCCGACGGCGTATCTCGGCGTCCACCCCGACGAGCTCTCGGAGCTGCTCTCGAGCGTCGTCCGTGACGCGACCGATCTCCGGAACCGCGTCCGTGAGGTTGCCGGTCCCGAAGCGGTACCGGTTCGAAAGGGCGTCTACACCTGGGAAGACTACGAACGGGAGTACGTCGACGACGGGGCACTCGAGGAGTTAGACCGGGAAGCGGCGCTCGGTTTCGATCCGGACGCGATCGAAGACTACCTCGAACACGGCGACACCGCCGCGACGAAACTCGAGGCGATCGTCGAGGAACGGACCGTCGACGTCCGCGAGGAACTCGGCGAAGACGACTTCTTCTCGACCGTAGACGGCCACACGACGGTGACGAATCGGTACGACCTCGAGAAGGCTGTGCCGATGAAAAAGAAGCGCCACTTCCGCGAGGAGGAGCGATACTGGGTGAACAAACCCTACTCGTTCGTCATCATCTTCCACTCGGAGAAAGAAAACGAGAAGAAGTACTACCTGATCGAACCGACGTTGACCGAGATCGAAAGCGAGTTACAGGAGTTTCTGTCGGGCAAACTCCGGACGACGATCAAGTACTCGGACGAAGGGGTCAAAGAGAGTACCGACCAGGAGAGCAAACGGACGGTCATCGAGAACGAGACGCGCCGCCTGTTGAAACGGTACAGTCTGTTCGAGCAGCCGTCCGGACGTGACAGCGGGTTGTTCTCGAGCAACGACGACGGTGGGCTGTTCTCGAGAGGCGGGTCGGATGCCGCCGGTAGTGATGACGAGGGCGGACTGCTCTCGAGAAACAACTCGAGTACCGACGGTGGACTGCTCTCGCGCAGTGACGAGGGCGGACTGCTCGAGTCGCTGAAGACGTTGCTCGACGATGACGACGACACCGGGGACGACGACGGAGACGAGCCGGACGACACGAGCGAGACGGACCGCGAGCTCGATGGAATCGAGGCCCGTCCCGAGCCGGCCGTCCTCGAGGAGGACGCCGACACCCTGACCGAGTACCAGGTCGAGAAGCTGTTGTACTACCTCAAGCGGAATTTCATCGGCTACGAGCGGATCGACGGGATCAAACACGACATCAACGTCGAGGACATCTCGTGTGACGGGTACAACTCGCCGGTGTTCGTCTATCACTCGGAGTACGAACAGATCATCACCAACGTCTTCCACGGAAAAGAAGAACTCGACGACTTCGTCGTCAAACTCGCCCAGCGATCGGGCAAGGGAATCAGCAAACGGCTCCCGCAGGTTGACGCGACCCTTCCCGACGGTTCGCGTGCACAGCTTACGCTCGGTCCGGAGGTCTCGGACCACGGGACGAACTACACGATCCGTCAGTTCAAAGACGTCCCGTTCACGCCGGTCGATCTCATCAACTGGAACACGTTCAGCTTAGAGGAGATGGCGTTTCTCTGGCTCTGTATCGAGAACCACAAGAGCCTGATTTTCGCCGGCGGGACGGCCTCGGGAAAGACGACCAGCCTGAACGCCGTCTCGCTGTTCATCCCGAGCAACACGAAGATCGTCTCGATCGAGGACACCCGCGAGGTCGAGTTGCCACAGCGAAACTGGATCGCAAGCGTCACCCGGCCTTCCTTCTCCGACGACGATCAGGGCGACGTCGACGAGTTCGACTTACTCGAGGCCGCACTGCGCCAGCGTCCCGACTACATCGTCATGGGTGAGATCCGTGGCGAGGAGGGGCGAACGGCGTTTCAGGTCATGTCGACGGGGCACACCACGTACACGACGTTCCACGCCGACTCCGTCGACGAAGTCCTCAAACGATTCACGACTGACCCGATCAACGTCTCGAAGACGATGTTCACTGCCCTGGATCTGGTTTCGATCCAGACCCAGACGCGGGTCCAGGGTAACAAGGTCCGTCGGAACAAGTCGCTGACAGAGATCAACCACTACGAGGCAGAAAACGACGAGATCAACGTCCAGGACGTCTACCAGTGGCAGGCCGAAACCGACGAGTTCCTCAAGATGGGTGACTCGAATACGCTGGATACGATCCAGTTCGACCGCGGCTGGAGCCGCGAGCGCCTCGAAAACGAGATTTTCAAGCGCAAGGCCATCCTCGCATATCTCATCAAGAACGGACTCAACACGTACGCAGAAGTCGCCGCGACTGTCCAGGCGTTTATCAACGACCCCGAAACGATCCTCACGCTCATCGCCAACGATCAACTCGAGGAGAGTCTCGCGGATCTCCGGGAGATGGAAAGCGTTCTGATCGACGTCGACCAGGAGAAAGAAGCGCTCGTTCCACGACCCGATCCCACCGACGAGACGTACAACCTCTCCGTCGACATTCTCGAGCGAGCCGAGACGGAACTGCTCGAGGAGTACCGCGGGAAGGTTCCAAGCGGGCTAAGCAGCGCACTCGGTGACGTCGACGAAGCGGGAACGATCGAAGTCGATCGAGCCGATCCCGACGACGTCAGCTTCGGCGGCGACGTGGACGATGCCGCCGACGACCTCGAGTGGGACCGAGACGACGATGCAGCCAGCTTCTCGAGCGAAGGGGACGACAGCGAGGCGATGCCGTCGTGGCTCGACGAATCAGATTCGGGTAGCGACGACGGTGTGATGGCGAGTACGTCGACCGACGTGGAACCGGAATCGGAACCACCGGCACTCGAGGGAAGACGAGACGAGAGAACTGCAACGACACAACCGTCCGACGAAACGGGTGAGGCGTCGAATCCGGCAGCCGAGTTCGAGCCGGCGACGGCCGAAGCCGACGCGTCGACCGGTTCAGACGACGGGCCGGAGCCAACTGACGCTCGAGTCGCAGATGATCCCGATGACGGTACGACGCTCGATTTCGAGGCGGAGGCCGCTTCGTCGGAATCCGGGCGGGACGGCACGACGGACGCAGACGACGAGTTCGACGGGCTGTTCCAGGATATGGGGCGTGCGCTCGAGGAGATCGAGCGCGCCGACGCCGAGGCGACAGGCGAACAGCGAGAGAGCGATCCGTCATCCGCCGAGGCGGAACTGGAGACGATTTTCGACGACGAATCGGTCGACTCGATGGAGGTCGAGACGAGCGATTCGATTTTCGCAACCGAAGGCACGGACGACGCTCGAAGGTCCGAAGTGGACGGCGACCCGTCGGAGACGGACCCGACCGATACGCCGTCCGACGACGAGACGACTGACGACCGATCCGGAGCAGACGGGGACGATCCGGAGCCGGTCTTCGAGACCGCGTCGGGAATCTTTGGTGACGAGGAAGAAGGAAGCGACGACACCGACGACGGGGCCGAATCGACCGGCGCTGGGTCTGACGATCGGGGTGAGTAA